The following coding sequences are from one Anabas testudineus chromosome 16, fAnaTes1.2, whole genome shotgun sequence window:
- the LOC113169487 gene encoding focal adhesion kinase 1-like isoform X5 — protein MASSSYLEPNLNHSAVGGCGVKSRSGMPSGPGVGTSGSAGGLERPPGSMDRVLKIFHYFETNSEPCTWASNIRHGDATDVRGVIQKIAEIHKLRCVSSLGLRLTHLHSDALHWLHPDLGVSHVREKYEKLHPQEEWRYELRMRYLPKGYLSHFSEDKPSLNYLYHQVKSDYMQHKADHVDQDVALKLGCLEIRRFFREMPGNALDKKSNYELLEKDVGLRRFFPKSLLDSLKAKTLRKQIQQTFKQFANLNDEQSIHKFFEILSPIYPFHKESVKCALGSSWVISVELAIGPEEGISYLTDKGSTSTPTHLANFNQVQSIQYSALEDKDRKGILQLMVAGAPEPLTVTTASLTAAENMADLIDGYCRLVSSATHSFIVRVHKEGDRALPSIPKVSNHEKRMEKRMDGVRTRAVCVSGHTSGDETDDYAEIIDEEDTYTMPSKYYGLDQARDYEIQRDRIELGRCIGEGQFGDVHQGVYISPENPALSVAVKTCKNSTSDSVREKFLQEALTMRQFDHPHIVKLMGVITENPVWIIMELCTLGELRSFLQVRKYSLDLATLILYSYQLSTALAYLESKRFVHRDIAARNVLVSTVDCVKLGDFGLSRYMEDSSYYKASKGKLPIKWMAPESINFRRFTTASDVWMFGVCMWEILMYGIKPFQGVKNNDVIGRIENGERLAMPPQCPPTLYSLMTKCWSYDPSKRPRFTELKTQLSTILEEEKLQQKERNRMEMRRQVTVSWDSGGSDEAPPKPSRPGYPSPRSSEGFYPSPQHPAHYQMAGYPGPHTLPSVPSALYPPQAAMLDTHHAHTHPRHHVHTHSHAQQLQPHGQDMALWGSMMEDRAVDMQQCVGQQCLLMEEQLMIQQQQMEEDQRWLEQEERLLKPDARSSRGSLEREDGGLQPPTGNQHIYQPVGKPEHAAPPKKPPRPGAQSQVGSLACLNTGDSYNDGVKPWRLQPQEISPPPTANLDRSNDKVYENVTGLVKAVIEMSSKIQPAPPEEYVPMVKDVGLALRTLLATVDETLPQLPASTHREIEMAQKLLNSDLAELIGKMKLAQQYVMTSLQQDYKKQMLTAAHALAVDAKNLLDVIDQSRLKMMAQSHLH, from the exons ATGGCGTCGTCTTCCTACTTGGAGCCCAACCTCAATCACTCTGCCGTGGGTGGTTGTGGAGTTAAATCCAGATCTGGGATGCCTAGTGGTCCTGGTGTTGGTACCAGTGGCTCAGCTGGAGGTCTAGAGCGGCCCCCAGGTTCCATGGACCGGGTTCTCAAGATCTTCCATTATTTTGAGACAAATAGTGAACCATGTACCTGGGCTAGTAATATCAGGCATGGAGATGCTACAGATGTCAGA GGTGTAATCCAGAAGATAGCAGAAATCCATAAATTGCGCTGTGTGTCATCTCTGGGCCTCCGTCTGACTCATCTGCACTCTGATGCTCTCCACTGGTTACACCCTGATTTGGGCGTGTCTCACGTCAGGGAGAAATATGAGAAACTGCACCCCCAGGAGGAATGGAG GTATGAGTTGCGGATGCGGTACCTACCTAAAGGTTACCTCAGCCATTTCTCTGAAGACAAACCTTCTCTCAACTACCTCTATCACCAG gtcaAGAGTGACTACATGCAACATAAAGCTGATCATGTGGATCAAGATGTTGCTTTAAAACTGGGCTGTTTGGAAATcag GAGGTTCTTCAGAGAGATGCCAGGCAACGCACTGGATAAGAAATCCAACTATGAACTACTAGA GAAAGATGTTGGTTTGAGAAGGTTCTTCCCCAAAAGCCTGCTAGACTCTCTCAAG GCAAAGACTCTTCGTAAGCAGATCCAGCAGACCTTCAAGCAGTTTGCTAACCTCAATGATGAGCAGAGCATCCACAAGTTCTTTGAGATTCTCTCTCCCATCTACCCTTTTCACAAGGAGTCCGTCAAATGTGCTTTAGGG TCTAGTTGGGTAATCTCGGTAGAGTTAGCTATCGGACCAGAGGAAGGAATCAGCTACCTCACAGATAAAGGCTCAACGTCAACG cctaCACACTTAGCTAACTTCAACCAGGTTCAGTCCATCCAGTACTCAGCTTTGGAGGACAAGGACAGAAAAGGCATCCTGCAGCTCATGGTTGCAGGGGCTCCagag cctCTCACAGTCACCACAGCATctctgactgcagcagaaaacatggCTGATTTGATTGATGGCTACTGTCGGCTTGTCTCCTCAGCTACTCACTCCTTCATTGTCAGAGTCCACAAAG AGGGGGACAGAGCTCTGCCTTCCATACCCAA AGTTTCAAATCATGAGAAGAGGATGGAAAAACGGATGGATGGAGTAAGAACCAGAGCTGTTTGTGTCTCAG GTCACACTAGTGGCGATG AAACAGACGATTACGCTGAGATCATAGATGAGGAGGACACCTACACCATGCCTTCAA AATACTATGGACTAGATCAAG CACGGGACTATGAGATTCAGCGCGATCGTATTGAGTTGGGACGCTGCATAGGGGAGGGTCAGTTTGGAGACGTCCACCAAGGAGTCTACATCAGCCCG GAGAACCCAGCTCTGTCAGTCGCAGTGAAGACGTGTAAGAACTCGACATCAGACAGTGTCAGGGAAAAGTTTCTCCAAGAAGCAC tcACCATGCGTCAGTTTGATCATCCTCATATTGTGAAGCTTATGGGAGTCATCACAGAAAACCCTGTTTGGATCATCATGGAGCTCTGCACACTCGGAGAG TTACGGTCATTCCTGCAGGTGAGGAAGTACAGTCTCGACTTGGCCACGCTCATCCTGTACTCTTATCAGCTCAGCACAGCACTGGCATATCTGGAGAGCAAACGCTTTGTACACAG GGACATTGCAGCAAGAAATGTGTTGGTGTCTACAGTGGACTGTGTAAAGCTTGGGGACTTTGGTCTGTCACGATACATGGAAGATAGCTCTTATTACAAAG CTTCTAAAGGTAAACTGCCTATTAAATGGATGGCCCCAGAATCCATCAACTTCAGACGATTTACCACAGCCAGTGACGTCTGGATGTTTG GTGTCTGCATGTGGGAGATTCTAATGTACGGCATCAAGCCTTTCCAGGGTGTAAAGAACAACGATGTCATAGGCAGGATAGAGAACGGCGAGCGACTGGCGATGCCCCCACAGTGTCCTCCTACTCTCTACAGCTTAATGACAAAGTGTTGGTCGTATGATCCAAGCAAGAGGCCGCGCTTCACTGAACTCAAAACACAACTGAG CACCATATTAGAGGAGGAGAAACTCCAACAAAAGGAGAGGAACAGGATGGAGATGAGGAGACAGGTCACAGTTTCCTGGGACTCTGGAGGGTCTGATGAAGCACCACCAAAA cCAAGCAGACCCGGCTATCCCAGTCCTCGCTCGAGTGAAGGTTTTTATCCCAGTCCCCAGCATCCTGCACACTATCAG ATGGCAGGGTATCCTGGACCCCACACACTCCCCTCAGTGCCCAGCGCCCTGTACCCACCACAGGCTGCAATGCTGGACACACACCATGCGCACACACATCCCCGCCATCATGTCCACACACACTCGCACGCACAGCAACTTCAGCCTCATGGACAAGACATGGCACTATGGGGCTCTATGATGGAG GACAGGGCAGTAGACATGCAGCAGTGTGTAGGCCAGCAGTGCCTGTTAATGGAGGAACAGCTGATGatacaacaacagcagatggAGGAGGATCAGAGGTGGCTGGAACAGGAGGAAAGGCTTctg AAACCAGATGCTAGAAGTTCTAGAGGGAGTCTGGAGAGAGAAGACGGTGGACTTCAACCTCCA acaGGAAACCAGCACATATACCAGCCCGTTGGCAAACCAG AGCATGCAGCTCCCCCAAAGAAACCCCCTCGACCTGGGGCCCAGAGCCAAGTGGGTAGTCTGGCCTGCTTAAATACTGGAGACAGTTACAATGATGGCGTGAAG CCCTGGCGG CTGCAGCCCCAAGAGATAAGCCCACCCCCCACTGCCAACCTGGACCGCTCTAATGACAAGGTGTACGAGAACGTGACAGGATTGGTCAAAGCTGTGATCGAGATGTCGAGCAAGATCCAACCAGCTCCTCCTGAGGAATATGTTCCCATGGTCAAG GATGTGGGTTTGGCATTGAGGACGTTATTGGCCACAGTGGATGAGACTCTACCACAACTTCCAGCCAGTACACACAGAGAG ATTGAGATGGCACAAAAGCTGTTGAACTCTGACTTGGCAGAGCTGATTGGGAAGATGAAGTTAGCCCAGCAATACGTGATGACCAG TCTCCAGCAAGACTACAAGAAACAGATGTTGACGGCGGCTCATGCTCTTGCTGTTGATGCCAAGAACCTTCTGGATGTCATTGACCAATCACGGCTCAAGATGATGGCCCAGTCCCATCTACACTAG
- the LOC113169487 gene encoding focal adhesion kinase 1-like isoform X1, protein MQFWDFLGCSNGDISRISYYAEYDRQLAPAGASESGMASSSYLEPNLNHSAVGGCGVKSRSGMPSGPGVGTSGSAGGLERPPGSMDRVLKIFHYFETNSEPCTWASNIRHGDATDVRGVIQKIAEIHKLRCVSSLGLRLTHLHSDALHWLHPDLGVSHVREKYEKLHPQEEWRYELRMRYLPKGYLSHFSEDKPSLNYLYHQVKSDYMQHKADHVDQDVALKLGCLEIRRFFREMPGNALDKKSNYELLEKDVGLRRFFPKSLLDSLKAKTLRKQIQQTFKQFANLNDEQSIHKFFEILSPIYPFHKESVKCALGSSWVISVELAIGPEEGISYLTDKGSTSTPTHLANFNQVQSIQYSALEDKDRKGILQLMVAGAPEPLTVTTASLTAAENMADLIDGYCRLVSSATHSFIVRVHKEGDRALPSIPKVSNHEKRMEKRMDGVRTRAVCVSGHTSGDETDDYAEIIDEEDTYTMPSKYYGLDQARDYEIQRDRIELGRCIGEGQFGDVHQGVYISPENPALSVAVKTCKNSTSDSVREKFLQEALTMRQFDHPHIVKLMGVITENPVWIIMELCTLGELRSFLQVRKYSLDLATLILYSYQLSTALAYLESKRFVHRDIAARNVLVSTVDCVKLGDFGLSRYMEDSSYYKASKGKLPIKWMAPESINFRRFTTASDVWMFGVCMWEILMYGIKPFQGVKNNDVIGRIENGERLAMPPQCPPTLYSLMTKCWSYDPSKRPRFTELKTQLSTILEEEKLQQKERNRMEMRRQVTVSWDSGGSDEAPPKPSRPGYPSPRSSEGFYPSPQHPAHYQMAGYPGPHTLPSVPSALYPPQAAMLDTHHAHTHPRHHVHTHSHAQQLQPHGQDMALWGSMMEDRAVDMQQCVGQQCLLMEEQLMIQQQQMEEDQRWLEQEERLLKPDARSSRGSLEREDGGLQPPTGNQHIYQPVGKPEHAAPPKKPPRPGAQSQVGSLACLNTGDSYNDGVKPWRLQPQEISPPPTANLDRSNDKVYENVTGLVKAVIEMSSKIQPAPPEEYVPMVKDVGLALRTLLATVDETLPQLPASTHREIEMAQKLLNSDLAELIGKMKLAQQYVMTSLQQDYKKQMLTAAHALAVDAKNLLDVIDQSRLKMMAQSHLH, encoded by the exons aATATGACCGCCAGTTAGCCCCAGCAGGAGCATCTGAGTCAGGCATGGCGTCGTCTTCCTACTTGGAGCCCAACCTCAATCACTCTGCCGTGGGTGGTTGTGGAGTTAAATCCAGATCTGGGATGCCTAGTGGTCCTGGTGTTGGTACCAGTGGCTCAGCTGGAGGTCTAGAGCGGCCCCCAGGTTCCATGGACCGGGTTCTCAAGATCTTCCATTATTTTGAGACAAATAGTGAACCATGTACCTGGGCTAGTAATATCAGGCATGGAGATGCTACAGATGTCAGA GGTGTAATCCAGAAGATAGCAGAAATCCATAAATTGCGCTGTGTGTCATCTCTGGGCCTCCGTCTGACTCATCTGCACTCTGATGCTCTCCACTGGTTACACCCTGATTTGGGCGTGTCTCACGTCAGGGAGAAATATGAGAAACTGCACCCCCAGGAGGAATGGAG GTATGAGTTGCGGATGCGGTACCTACCTAAAGGTTACCTCAGCCATTTCTCTGAAGACAAACCTTCTCTCAACTACCTCTATCACCAG gtcaAGAGTGACTACATGCAACATAAAGCTGATCATGTGGATCAAGATGTTGCTTTAAAACTGGGCTGTTTGGAAATcag GAGGTTCTTCAGAGAGATGCCAGGCAACGCACTGGATAAGAAATCCAACTATGAACTACTAGA GAAAGATGTTGGTTTGAGAAGGTTCTTCCCCAAAAGCCTGCTAGACTCTCTCAAG GCAAAGACTCTTCGTAAGCAGATCCAGCAGACCTTCAAGCAGTTTGCTAACCTCAATGATGAGCAGAGCATCCACAAGTTCTTTGAGATTCTCTCTCCCATCTACCCTTTTCACAAGGAGTCCGTCAAATGTGCTTTAGGG TCTAGTTGGGTAATCTCGGTAGAGTTAGCTATCGGACCAGAGGAAGGAATCAGCTACCTCACAGATAAAGGCTCAACGTCAACG cctaCACACTTAGCTAACTTCAACCAGGTTCAGTCCATCCAGTACTCAGCTTTGGAGGACAAGGACAGAAAAGGCATCCTGCAGCTCATGGTTGCAGGGGCTCCagag cctCTCACAGTCACCACAGCATctctgactgcagcagaaaacatggCTGATTTGATTGATGGCTACTGTCGGCTTGTCTCCTCAGCTACTCACTCCTTCATTGTCAGAGTCCACAAAG AGGGGGACAGAGCTCTGCCTTCCATACCCAA AGTTTCAAATCATGAGAAGAGGATGGAAAAACGGATGGATGGAGTAAGAACCAGAGCTGTTTGTGTCTCAG GTCACACTAGTGGCGATG AAACAGACGATTACGCTGAGATCATAGATGAGGAGGACACCTACACCATGCCTTCAA AATACTATGGACTAGATCAAG CACGGGACTATGAGATTCAGCGCGATCGTATTGAGTTGGGACGCTGCATAGGGGAGGGTCAGTTTGGAGACGTCCACCAAGGAGTCTACATCAGCCCG GAGAACCCAGCTCTGTCAGTCGCAGTGAAGACGTGTAAGAACTCGACATCAGACAGTGTCAGGGAAAAGTTTCTCCAAGAAGCAC tcACCATGCGTCAGTTTGATCATCCTCATATTGTGAAGCTTATGGGAGTCATCACAGAAAACCCTGTTTGGATCATCATGGAGCTCTGCACACTCGGAGAG TTACGGTCATTCCTGCAGGTGAGGAAGTACAGTCTCGACTTGGCCACGCTCATCCTGTACTCTTATCAGCTCAGCACAGCACTGGCATATCTGGAGAGCAAACGCTTTGTACACAG GGACATTGCAGCAAGAAATGTGTTGGTGTCTACAGTGGACTGTGTAAAGCTTGGGGACTTTGGTCTGTCACGATACATGGAAGATAGCTCTTATTACAAAG CTTCTAAAGGTAAACTGCCTATTAAATGGATGGCCCCAGAATCCATCAACTTCAGACGATTTACCACAGCCAGTGACGTCTGGATGTTTG GTGTCTGCATGTGGGAGATTCTAATGTACGGCATCAAGCCTTTCCAGGGTGTAAAGAACAACGATGTCATAGGCAGGATAGAGAACGGCGAGCGACTGGCGATGCCCCCACAGTGTCCTCCTACTCTCTACAGCTTAATGACAAAGTGTTGGTCGTATGATCCAAGCAAGAGGCCGCGCTTCACTGAACTCAAAACACAACTGAG CACCATATTAGAGGAGGAGAAACTCCAACAAAAGGAGAGGAACAGGATGGAGATGAGGAGACAGGTCACAGTTTCCTGGGACTCTGGAGGGTCTGATGAAGCACCACCAAAA cCAAGCAGACCCGGCTATCCCAGTCCTCGCTCGAGTGAAGGTTTTTATCCCAGTCCCCAGCATCCTGCACACTATCAG ATGGCAGGGTATCCTGGACCCCACACACTCCCCTCAGTGCCCAGCGCCCTGTACCCACCACAGGCTGCAATGCTGGACACACACCATGCGCACACACATCCCCGCCATCATGTCCACACACACTCGCACGCACAGCAACTTCAGCCTCATGGACAAGACATGGCACTATGGGGCTCTATGATGGAG GACAGGGCAGTAGACATGCAGCAGTGTGTAGGCCAGCAGTGCCTGTTAATGGAGGAACAGCTGATGatacaacaacagcagatggAGGAGGATCAGAGGTGGCTGGAACAGGAGGAAAGGCTTctg AAACCAGATGCTAGAAGTTCTAGAGGGAGTCTGGAGAGAGAAGACGGTGGACTTCAACCTCCA acaGGAAACCAGCACATATACCAGCCCGTTGGCAAACCAG AGCATGCAGCTCCCCCAAAGAAACCCCCTCGACCTGGGGCCCAGAGCCAAGTGGGTAGTCTGGCCTGCTTAAATACTGGAGACAGTTACAATGATGGCGTGAAG CCCTGGCGG CTGCAGCCCCAAGAGATAAGCCCACCCCCCACTGCCAACCTGGACCGCTCTAATGACAAGGTGTACGAGAACGTGACAGGATTGGTCAAAGCTGTGATCGAGATGTCGAGCAAGATCCAACCAGCTCCTCCTGAGGAATATGTTCCCATGGTCAAG GATGTGGGTTTGGCATTGAGGACGTTATTGGCCACAGTGGATGAGACTCTACCACAACTTCCAGCCAGTACACACAGAGAG ATTGAGATGGCACAAAAGCTGTTGAACTCTGACTTGGCAGAGCTGATTGGGAAGATGAAGTTAGCCCAGCAATACGTGATGACCAG TCTCCAGCAAGACTACAAGAAACAGATGTTGACGGCGGCTCATGCTCTTGCTGTTGATGCCAAGAACCTTCTGGATGTCATTGACCAATCACGGCTCAAGATGATGGCCCAGTCCCATCTACACTAG
- the LOC113169487 gene encoding focal adhesion kinase 1-like isoform X8 — MPSKYYGLDQARDYEIQRDRIELGRCIGEGQFGDVHQGVYISPENPALSVAVKTCKNSTSDSVREKFLQEALTMRQFDHPHIVKLMGVITENPVWIIMELCTLGELRSFLQVRKYSLDLATLILYSYQLSTALAYLESKRFVHRDIAARNVLVSTVDCVKLGDFGLSRYMEDSSYYKASKGKLPIKWMAPESINFRRFTTASDVWMFGVCMWEILMYGIKPFQGVKNNDVIGRIENGERLAMPPQCPPTLYSLMTKCWSYDPSKRPRFTELKTQLSTILEEEKLQQKERNRMEMRRQVTVSWDSGGSDEAPPKPSRPGYPSPRSSEGFYPSPQHPAHYQMAGYPGPHTLPSVPSALYPPQAAMLDTHHAHTHPRHHVHTHSHAQQLQPHGQDMALWGSMMEDRAVDMQQCVGQQCLLMEEQLMIQQQQMEEDQRWLEQEERLLKPDARSSRGSLEREDGGLQPPTGNQHIYQPVGKPEHAAPPKKPPRPGAQSQVGSLACLNTGDSYNDGVKPWRLQPQEISPPPTANLDRSNDKVYENVTGLVKAVIEMSSKIQPAPPEEYVPMVKDVGLALRTLLATVDETLPQLPASTHREIEMAQKLLNSDLAELIGKMKLAQQYVMTSLQQDYKKQMLTAAHALAVDAKNLLDVIDQSRLKMMAQSHLH, encoded by the exons ATGCCTTCAA AATACTATGGACTAGATCAAG CACGGGACTATGAGATTCAGCGCGATCGTATTGAGTTGGGACGCTGCATAGGGGAGGGTCAGTTTGGAGACGTCCACCAAGGAGTCTACATCAGCCCG GAGAACCCAGCTCTGTCAGTCGCAGTGAAGACGTGTAAGAACTCGACATCAGACAGTGTCAGGGAAAAGTTTCTCCAAGAAGCAC tcACCATGCGTCAGTTTGATCATCCTCATATTGTGAAGCTTATGGGAGTCATCACAGAAAACCCTGTTTGGATCATCATGGAGCTCTGCACACTCGGAGAG TTACGGTCATTCCTGCAGGTGAGGAAGTACAGTCTCGACTTGGCCACGCTCATCCTGTACTCTTATCAGCTCAGCACAGCACTGGCATATCTGGAGAGCAAACGCTTTGTACACAG GGACATTGCAGCAAGAAATGTGTTGGTGTCTACAGTGGACTGTGTAAAGCTTGGGGACTTTGGTCTGTCACGATACATGGAAGATAGCTCTTATTACAAAG CTTCTAAAGGTAAACTGCCTATTAAATGGATGGCCCCAGAATCCATCAACTTCAGACGATTTACCACAGCCAGTGACGTCTGGATGTTTG GTGTCTGCATGTGGGAGATTCTAATGTACGGCATCAAGCCTTTCCAGGGTGTAAAGAACAACGATGTCATAGGCAGGATAGAGAACGGCGAGCGACTGGCGATGCCCCCACAGTGTCCTCCTACTCTCTACAGCTTAATGACAAAGTGTTGGTCGTATGATCCAAGCAAGAGGCCGCGCTTCACTGAACTCAAAACACAACTGAG CACCATATTAGAGGAGGAGAAACTCCAACAAAAGGAGAGGAACAGGATGGAGATGAGGAGACAGGTCACAGTTTCCTGGGACTCTGGAGGGTCTGATGAAGCACCACCAAAA cCAAGCAGACCCGGCTATCCCAGTCCTCGCTCGAGTGAAGGTTTTTATCCCAGTCCCCAGCATCCTGCACACTATCAG ATGGCAGGGTATCCTGGACCCCACACACTCCCCTCAGTGCCCAGCGCCCTGTACCCACCACAGGCTGCAATGCTGGACACACACCATGCGCACACACATCCCCGCCATCATGTCCACACACACTCGCACGCACAGCAACTTCAGCCTCATGGACAAGACATGGCACTATGGGGCTCTATGATGGAG GACAGGGCAGTAGACATGCAGCAGTGTGTAGGCCAGCAGTGCCTGTTAATGGAGGAACAGCTGATGatacaacaacagcagatggAGGAGGATCAGAGGTGGCTGGAACAGGAGGAAAGGCTTctg AAACCAGATGCTAGAAGTTCTAGAGGGAGTCTGGAGAGAGAAGACGGTGGACTTCAACCTCCA acaGGAAACCAGCACATATACCAGCCCGTTGGCAAACCAG AGCATGCAGCTCCCCCAAAGAAACCCCCTCGACCTGGGGCCCAGAGCCAAGTGGGTAGTCTGGCCTGCTTAAATACTGGAGACAGTTACAATGATGGCGTGAAG CCCTGGCGG CTGCAGCCCCAAGAGATAAGCCCACCCCCCACTGCCAACCTGGACCGCTCTAATGACAAGGTGTACGAGAACGTGACAGGATTGGTCAAAGCTGTGATCGAGATGTCGAGCAAGATCCAACCAGCTCCTCCTGAGGAATATGTTCCCATGGTCAAG GATGTGGGTTTGGCATTGAGGACGTTATTGGCCACAGTGGATGAGACTCTACCACAACTTCCAGCCAGTACACACAGAGAG ATTGAGATGGCACAAAAGCTGTTGAACTCTGACTTGGCAGAGCTGATTGGGAAGATGAAGTTAGCCCAGCAATACGTGATGACCAG TCTCCAGCAAGACTACAAGAAACAGATGTTGACGGCGGCTCATGCTCTTGCTGTTGATGCCAAGAACCTTCTGGATGTCATTGACCAATCACGGCTCAAGATGATGGCCCAGTCCCATCTACACTAG
- the LOC113169487 gene encoding focal adhesion kinase 1-like isoform X10, producing MEMRRQVTVSWDSGGSDEAPPKPSRPGYPSPRSSEGFYPSPQHPAHYQMAGYPGPHTLPSVPSALYPPQAAMLDTHHAHTHPRHHVHTHSHAQQLQPHGQDMALWGSMMEDRAVDMQQCVGQQCLLMEEQLMIQQQQMEEDQRWLEQEERLLKPDARSSRGSLEREDGGLQPPTGNQHIYQPVGKPEHAAPPKKPPRPGAQSQVGSLACLNTGDSYNDGVKPWRLQPQEISPPPTANLDRSNDKVYENVTGLVKAVIEMSSKIQPAPPEEYVPMVKDVGLALRTLLATVDETLPQLPASTHREIEMAQKLLNSDLAELIGKMKLAQQYVMTSLQQDYKKQMLTAAHALAVDAKNLLDVIDQSRLKMMAQSHLH from the exons ATGGAGATGAGGAGACAGGTCACAGTTTCCTGGGACTCTGGAGGGTCTGATGAAGCACCACCAAAA cCAAGCAGACCCGGCTATCCCAGTCCTCGCTCGAGTGAAGGTTTTTATCCCAGTCCCCAGCATCCTGCACACTATCAG ATGGCAGGGTATCCTGGACCCCACACACTCCCCTCAGTGCCCAGCGCCCTGTACCCACCACAGGCTGCAATGCTGGACACACACCATGCGCACACACATCCCCGCCATCATGTCCACACACACTCGCACGCACAGCAACTTCAGCCTCATGGACAAGACATGGCACTATGGGGCTCTATGATGGAG GACAGGGCAGTAGACATGCAGCAGTGTGTAGGCCAGCAGTGCCTGTTAATGGAGGAACAGCTGATGatacaacaacagcagatggAGGAGGATCAGAGGTGGCTGGAACAGGAGGAAAGGCTTctg AAACCAGATGCTAGAAGTTCTAGAGGGAGTCTGGAGAGAGAAGACGGTGGACTTCAACCTCCA acaGGAAACCAGCACATATACCAGCCCGTTGGCAAACCAG AGCATGCAGCTCCCCCAAAGAAACCCCCTCGACCTGGGGCCCAGAGCCAAGTGGGTAGTCTGGCCTGCTTAAATACTGGAGACAGTTACAATGATGGCGTGAAG CCCTGGCGG CTGCAGCCCCAAGAGATAAGCCCACCCCCCACTGCCAACCTGGACCGCTCTAATGACAAGGTGTACGAGAACGTGACAGGATTGGTCAAAGCTGTGATCGAGATGTCGAGCAAGATCCAACCAGCTCCTCCTGAGGAATATGTTCCCATGGTCAAG GATGTGGGTTTGGCATTGAGGACGTTATTGGCCACAGTGGATGAGACTCTACCACAACTTCCAGCCAGTACACACAGAGAG ATTGAGATGGCACAAAAGCTGTTGAACTCTGACTTGGCAGAGCTGATTGGGAAGATGAAGTTAGCCCAGCAATACGTGATGACCAG TCTCCAGCAAGACTACAAGAAACAGATGTTGACGGCGGCTCATGCTCTTGCTGTTGATGCCAAGAACCTTCTGGATGTCATTGACCAATCACGGCTCAAGATGATGGCCCAGTCCCATCTACACTAG